The genomic interval TCGAGCAACTGTCCGATGGCAAAGCTGCCGTGATTGTGCACCATAATTACGTGGTGCTGCTTTAACGCCCTGGCGACAATATCAGCCAGACATTCTTTTTCCAGTTCGTCGCTCCAGCCCACCACGGGGACTGTGCCGATAAGTGAGAAAACTTCTACGCTGGGCATTATTTCCTTGTTCGTTATCGAGAGCGCCACGGCGTGAGGCGGATGGGCATGGACGATGGCGAGAGCCTGCGTTTCCCGGTAAATCGCCCGGTGAATATTCAGGTCGGTGGAGGCTAATGGCGTCGTCCGGCTGTTCTTGCTGACGCCGGTCTCGATTAAGTCATTTTCGCTCAGGCTATTGAGCATACCGCCGCGGCGGGTAATGATGACCTGGTCTCCAAGTCTGATACTCAGATTGCCGCTGTTTGAGGAAACGAGCCCCTGGGTAAATAAATCCCGACCTACCGTCTGAAACTGTGCTGAAATCATAGCCCTCTTTTCAGTTATACCGCATTGGCAGTATCTTCATCAACCTCTGCTCAAGCACAGGTTATAAATACTTTATAACTACTGCCCAGAAAAAATCAAATCAAGTTTATAATGGCGGTTGCGGAAAAAGCAAATTGAGCTATGATTTTTTACATTTTTATGCTGGCTTACCCAGCTGCCGGATTACGGCAATAACTCTCCCCTGAAT from Chloroflexota bacterium carries:
- a CDS encoding aldolase produces the protein MISAQFQTVGRDLFTQGLVSSNSGNLSIRLGDQVIITRRGGMLNSLSENDLIETGVSKNSRTTPLASTDLNIHRAIYRETQALAIVHAHPPHAVALSITNKEIMPSVEVFSLIGTVPVVGWSDELEKECLADIVARALKQHHVIMVHNHGSFAIGQLLEEAYNFTTALEHSSQVLCLTKSFQVGPVRD